A part of Halobacillus shinanisalinarum genomic DNA contains:
- a CDS encoding 2-hydroxycarboxylate transporter family protein, translating to MSQTAQELNYDNQSNGQATEFQDRKKGFTIFEIPVLWFAIFTAITLISLYTGNLPGGMIGSLLVMIVLGELFGWIGDHTPIVKTFLGGGAIIAIFGAAFMVYAGWLPDSSVTTMTTFMKDGGFLNFYIAALITGSILGMNKQILMKVGLRYFLPIFGAVIGAMVIAGLLGSLVGFSLRDAVLVITMPIMGGGMGAGAVPMSQIYSEMMGNDPSYYISMLVPALALGNVFAIVLASMLNLLGKKVPSLTGNGQLIHGFQYKEEKQTYDIQKMGIGLLAAISFFAVGTLLGDFIPLHPYALMIIIVAVAKIADVIPHNVIEGASQWYKFVANNWTLALLFGIGIAYTDLNTVIDALTLQYILTVFGVIFGAILGAGLLGKLVGFYPIEAAITAGLCMANMGGTGDVAVLSASRRMELMPFAQISSRLGGALILLLAGLIIPFFN from the coding sequence ATGTCACAAACAGCTCAAGAGCTGAATTATGACAACCAATCAAACGGACAAGCCACAGAATTTCAGGACAGGAAGAAAGGGTTTACGATATTTGAAATTCCTGTTTTATGGTTCGCCATTTTTACGGCGATTACACTGATCAGTCTGTACACAGGGAATCTGCCAGGCGGTATGATCGGCAGCTTGCTCGTGATGATCGTACTGGGAGAGCTATTCGGATGGATAGGAGATCATACACCGATCGTCAAGACATTTTTGGGTGGGGGAGCTATTATTGCCATCTTCGGAGCGGCGTTTATGGTGTACGCAGGTTGGCTGCCGGATTCTTCGGTGACAACGATGACTACATTTATGAAAGATGGAGGCTTCTTAAACTTTTACATTGCTGCACTGATTACAGGGAGTATCCTTGGAATGAATAAACAAATCCTCATGAAAGTAGGACTGCGCTACTTTTTACCTATTTTCGGTGCGGTTATCGGGGCTATGGTTATTGCTGGTCTACTAGGATCTCTAGTTGGATTCTCTTTACGTGATGCCGTTCTTGTCATCACGATGCCCATCATGGGGGGAGGCATGGGAGCAGGTGCTGTTCCGATGAGCCAAATCTATTCAGAAATGATGGGAAATGACCCGAGCTATTATATCTCTATGCTCGTTCCTGCTCTTGCCTTAGGTAATGTGTTCGCTATTGTACTCGCAAGCATGCTCAATCTGCTCGGAAAAAAGGTGCCTTCTCTGACTGGGAATGGTCAGCTGATTCACGGTTTTCAATATAAAGAGGAAAAGCAGACCTATGATATTCAAAAAATGGGGATCGGTTTACTAGCTGCTATTTCATTCTTTGCGGTCGGGACTTTACTCGGAGACTTCATCCCTCTTCACCCTTATGCCTTAATGATTATCATTGTCGCCGTTGCGAAAATTGCTGATGTCATTCCACATAATGTGATTGAAGGGGCGAGCCAATGGTATAAATTTGTGGCCAATAACTGGACACTCGCCTTGTTATTCGGAATCGGAATCGCTTATACCGATTTGAACACGGTCATTGACGCCTTGACCCTGCAATATATTCTGACTGTCTTCGGTGTTATATTTGGGGCGATCCTCGGAGCGGGTCTGCTTGGTAAACTTGTTGGTTTCTACCCGATTGAAGCGGCCATCACGGCTGGATTGTGTATGGCAAATATGGGAGGAACAGGAGACGTCGCTGTTCTTTCTGCTTCAAGAAGAATGGAATTGATGCCTTTCGCTCAAATTTCTTCTCGATTAGGCGGTGCCCTCATCTTATTGTTAGCTGGGCTAATCATCCCGTTTTTTAACTAA
- the dcuS gene encoding DcuS/MalK family sensor histidine kinase, which produces MRQPRFKLSTIIMLLVCLVVLVSLLLTDLLITDSTSENIHNQLEEKASIVSRTVAQSQIVKKGLQGEVDQDRIQEYAMTIQEETNVLFVVVMDMNGIRQSHPEPDRIGKHFVGGDEGRVLQGEEYISSSTGTLGKSLRAFTPIYDQSQNQIGAVAVGISLQAVQDSIQQGHKSVIIGSIVGVLVGIIGAFLLADYIKNSLFGLEPHAIARIHEERNRMLHSVREGIIAIDKEATIVLVNKSARQIFQKAGLMDQEPVGMKINDFLPGTMLQHVLEEEVSELDEEQTINGVSIITNRVPLVVKGQVVGAIATFRDKTEVNQLAEQLTGVQMYADTLRAQSHEFMNQLHVLLGLIKMEDYDEVNHFISKLVNHQAHEVGSVTQDIKDPALAGFMIGKMSASRESHVLLTIECETEIPQPKDLEVTHELITILGNIIDNAIDSVWESTQKQIHVSLSYVDELLTIIVTDTGTGIAEDKHEEIFQKGVSTKEGNHRGFGLYLTKQSVEKREGSIDMDSYPEKGTIFTLIIPYESGGGRE; this is translated from the coding sequence GTGCGCCAACCACGATTTAAGTTAAGTACAATCATCATGCTATTGGTCTGTCTCGTTGTGTTAGTGTCTTTGTTACTTACTGACCTCCTCATTACAGACTCGACGAGTGAGAATATTCACAATCAATTAGAGGAGAAGGCTTCGATTGTCTCCCGTACGGTTGCGCAATCTCAAATTGTTAAAAAGGGTTTGCAGGGGGAAGTGGATCAGGATAGGATCCAGGAGTATGCCATGACGATACAGGAGGAAACGAATGTCTTATTCGTTGTGGTGATGGATATGAATGGGATTCGCCAATCGCACCCTGAGCCTGATCGAATTGGGAAACACTTTGTAGGCGGAGATGAGGGGCGTGTGCTTCAGGGGGAGGAGTATATTTCTTCATCAACTGGTACGTTAGGAAAGTCTTTAAGGGCTTTTACACCGATCTATGATCAAAGTCAGAATCAAATCGGTGCTGTCGCTGTCGGCATTTCTTTACAGGCGGTCCAGGATTCGATTCAACAAGGTCATAAAAGTGTGATCATTGGTTCGATTGTTGGTGTGCTGGTGGGGATCATTGGAGCGTTTCTATTAGCTGATTATATTAAGAACAGTCTGTTTGGCCTTGAACCCCATGCGATTGCACGTATTCATGAAGAACGAAATCGAATGCTGCATTCTGTTCGTGAAGGAATCATAGCGATTGATAAAGAGGCGACGATTGTCCTTGTCAACAAGTCTGCCCGGCAAATTTTCCAAAAGGCAGGGTTGATGGATCAGGAACCGGTGGGAATGAAAATCAACGACTTTTTACCAGGTACGATGCTGCAGCATGTATTAGAAGAAGAAGTATCTGAATTGGATGAGGAGCAAACGATTAATGGCGTGTCGATCATCACGAACCGTGTTCCCTTAGTGGTGAAAGGTCAAGTGGTTGGCGCGATTGCCACTTTTCGTGATAAAACGGAAGTGAATCAGTTGGCGGAACAACTGACGGGTGTGCAGATGTATGCGGATACACTAAGGGCTCAATCTCATGAATTCATGAATCAGCTCCACGTATTACTCGGGCTAATTAAGATGGAGGATTATGATGAAGTAAACCATTTCATTAGTAAGTTGGTGAATCATCAAGCTCATGAAGTGGGGAGTGTCACGCAGGATATAAAGGATCCAGCCCTTGCCGGATTCATGATTGGTAAAATGAGTGCATCTAGGGAATCCCATGTACTTTTGACGATCGAATGTGAAACCGAGATTCCGCAGCCGAAAGATCTTGAGGTGACTCATGAGCTGATCACGATACTTGGGAACATCATTGATAATGCCATTGATAGTGTATGGGAGAGTACTCAGAAACAAATCCATGTTAGCCTCTCTTATGTGGATGAACTGTTGACCATTATAGTGACGGATACGGGAACTGGAATCGCAGAGGACAAGCATGAGGAAATTTTTCAAAAGGGAGTGTCTACGAAGGAAGGAAATCATCGTGGGTTCGGTCTTTATCTCACCAAGCAAAGTGTTGAGAAGAGGGAAGGCTCGATCGATATGGATTCCTATCCTGAGAAAGGTACAATCTTTACGTTGATTATCCCGTATGAATCAGGAGGTGGGCGAGAGTGA
- a CDS encoding CaiB/BaiF CoA transferase family protein: MLPLEGITVVSLEQAVAAPFATRQLADLGARVIKVERPEVGDFARHYDETVQGMSSHFTWLNRSKESLALNLKEQESQKLIMIILQEADIFIHNLAPGAVDRLGFGSNELRGKFPHLITCSISGYGENGSYRDKKAYDLLIQCEAGAVSVTGTEDTPSKAGISIADIAAGMYAYSGILTALIARSKSGKGTHLEISMLEALGEWMGYPLYYAGYGGEEPKRTGASHATIYPYGPFNTAEGKPVFLGIQNDREWQKFCERVIEKPELKDDPLFHTNANRVKNKETLAPIIAKVFDQMSADKLVEKLDAETIANARLNTMKEFMNHPQLKERNRWREVDTPAGMIKTLVPPVTSSDLDTVMNPIPRVGEHTEQIRKEFAQEVKLR; this comes from the coding sequence ATGTTGCCATTAGAAGGAATCACAGTCGTCTCGTTAGAACAAGCTGTAGCAGCTCCATTTGCTACAAGGCAGCTTGCTGATTTAGGGGCTCGTGTCATTAAAGTAGAGCGCCCGGAAGTAGGGGACTTCGCAAGGCATTATGATGAAACAGTGCAAGGAATGTCGAGCCATTTCACATGGCTTAATCGATCAAAGGAATCACTTGCTCTTAATTTGAAAGAACAAGAGAGCCAAAAGTTGATTATGATCATCCTTCAGGAGGCTGACATTTTCATCCATAATCTAGCGCCTGGGGCTGTCGATCGTCTCGGCTTTGGATCCAATGAGCTCAGGGGAAAATTCCCACACTTGATCACGTGCAGTATTTCTGGCTATGGAGAGAATGGTTCTTATCGAGATAAAAAAGCGTATGATTTGTTGATTCAGTGTGAGGCAGGAGCTGTCTCCGTCACGGGTACAGAGGACACGCCATCGAAAGCGGGCATCTCCATTGCTGATATTGCTGCAGGTATGTATGCCTACAGCGGAATATTAACAGCACTTATCGCTCGTTCGAAGTCAGGAAAAGGAACGCATTTGGAAATTTCAATGCTGGAAGCCTTAGGAGAATGGATGGGGTATCCCCTATACTATGCCGGTTATGGAGGGGAAGAACCAAAAAGAACCGGAGCGAGCCACGCGACCATTTACCCGTACGGACCTTTTAACACAGCTGAAGGTAAGCCAGTATTTTTAGGCATACAGAATGATCGAGAATGGCAGAAGTTTTGTGAACGAGTAATTGAAAAGCCGGAACTCAAAGACGACCCGCTTTTTCACACGAATGCAAATCGCGTAAAGAACAAGGAGACACTGGCGCCAATTATAGCAAAGGTGTTTGATCAAATGTCGGCCGACAAACTAGTTGAAAAACTGGATGCTGAAACGATTGCAAATGCAAGGTTGAATACGATGAAGGAATTTATGAACCATCCGCAATTAAAGGAACGGAATCGCTGGAGAGAAGTGGATACACCGGCAGGCATGATTAAGACCCTCGTCCCGCCTGTAACTTCTTCAGATTTGGACACCGTGATGAACCCGATCCCGCGTGTCGGAGAGCATACAGAACAGATTCGAAAGGAATTTGCTCAAGAAGTGAAACTTAGATGA
- a CDS encoding response regulator yields the protein MIKVLIVEDDPMVAQLNKNYIEQIDGFTLSGIAANTDEAIEQMSQVKIDLMLLDVYLPGLNGIDFLKRIREQNQDIDVILITAASDIHQIQQSLRLGAVDYLIKPFEFERFEKSLTQYKNSHYKLTDIDKVNQHEIDRLLHTSSPRPEGPKIEGLPKGLTKNTLATINHIILSKAPDLFSTDDMADATQISRVSVRKYLKFLSEIGYLEETLTYGVGRPIYQYKLNDTKRDQIDHYL from the coding sequence GTGATTAAGGTTCTAATAGTAGAGGATGACCCGATGGTAGCTCAATTGAATAAAAATTACATCGAGCAAATCGACGGGTTCACACTTAGTGGAATCGCTGCAAATACGGACGAGGCCATTGAGCAGATGTCCCAAGTAAAAATTGACCTGATGCTGCTGGATGTTTACTTGCCGGGTTTGAATGGAATCGACTTTTTGAAACGTATCCGTGAACAAAATCAGGATATCGATGTGATATTGATTACCGCTGCGTCTGACATTCATCAGATTCAGCAATCATTAAGGCTGGGTGCCGTAGATTATTTAATCAAACCGTTTGAGTTTGAACGTTTTGAGAAATCGCTGACTCAATACAAAAACAGTCATTATAAATTGACGGACATAGACAAAGTCAACCAGCACGAAATTGATCGATTGCTCCATACATCAAGTCCCAGGCCCGAGGGACCGAAGATAGAAGGATTACCGAAGGGCCTTACGAAAAATACATTGGCGACTATCAATCATATTATTCTCTCTAAGGCACCTGATCTTTTTTCGACGGATGATATGGCAGACGCTACCCAGATCTCAAGGGTCTCTGTAAGAAAGTACTTGAAATTCCTTAGTGAAATCGGGTATTTGGAAGAAACATTGACCTATGGTGTCGGGAGGCCAATCTACCAATATAAACTGAATGATACAAAGCGTGATCAAATCGATCACTACCTGTAA